The following coding sequences are from one Elusimicrobium minutum Pei191 window:
- a CDS encoding MlaD family protein, translating to MRAETKVGIFAVAGVILFGISVYMLGNISTGGEYKVNVRFSDVTGLPGKSTVKLNGVDVGKVRRIKMNGDHVLVTVGIKDGVEIYRDAAFKITTSSIIGSKFLSIAQGKPGKGILKNGDTIDGANEPSMDQMVQETLASVKQFVDSINGDGGLGEDLNATLSNVRNLSANLNELIASLKPYLENSAHDISYMTADLRDLIAKADSIVDKIDNGDGMIGALINDPEVKQNVKESFADLKETLAETKTFVGKMSRFRVFWVFDGYYNMDAEALAAQVALKVYPSNNYTYYRAGFANIGNEDDFVSDNDYMERNKLDLRLGFYNNYFDFSAGLVWGAGGAELILKPFYGHGFWERLTLQGRFTDFGRDRTINNRDFSKPNVLYGVNFEINRFIEIGAGMSDALEVNQPYIRAMIKFQDKDISSFFGLAAMASN from the coding sequence CAGAAACTAAAGTTGGCATATTCGCGGTGGCGGGGGTAATACTTTTCGGCATTTCGGTATATATGCTTGGCAATATTTCAACAGGCGGCGAATATAAAGTTAACGTAAGATTTAGCGACGTTACCGGACTGCCCGGTAAATCAACGGTTAAACTTAACGGCGTTGACGTGGGTAAAGTGCGCCGCATAAAAATGAACGGAGACCATGTTCTTGTTACGGTTGGTATCAAAGACGGGGTTGAAATTTACCGCGACGCGGCTTTTAAAATTACCACAAGCAGTATAATAGGTTCTAAATTTTTAAGTATAGCGCAGGGAAAGCCGGGCAAAGGCATCCTTAAAAACGGCGATACGATTGACGGCGCTAATGAACCTTCCATGGACCAAATGGTTCAGGAAACCCTTGCAAGCGTAAAACAATTTGTTGACAGTATTAACGGAGATGGCGGCCTTGGTGAGGATTTGAACGCCACTTTATCTAATGTGCGTAATCTTTCCGCCAATTTAAATGAACTGATAGCGAGTTTAAAACCTTATTTAGAAAATTCCGCCCATGATATAAGTTATATGACTGCCGATTTGCGTGATCTTATAGCAAAGGCCGACAGTATTGTTGATAAAATTGACAATGGCGACGGCATGATAGGCGCGCTTATTAATGATCCGGAAGTGAAACAAAATGTTAAAGAATCTTTTGCAGATTTAAAAGAAACTTTAGCCGAAACAAAAACATTTGTGGGTAAAATGTCGCGCTTTAGAGTGTTTTGGGTTTTTGACGGTTATTATAATATGGACGCTGAAGCGCTTGCCGCGCAAGTGGCGCTTAAAGTTTACCCCAGCAATAACTACACATATTACCGCGCGGGTTTTGCCAATATCGGCAATGAGGATGATTTTGTCAGCGATAATGATTATATGGAAAGGAACAAACTGGATTTACGTTTGGGCTTTTACAACAATTACTTTGATTTCTCCGCGGGTTTAGTGTGGGGAGCCGGCGGTGCAGAACTTATTTTGAAACCTTTTTACGGGCACGGTTTTTGGGAACGCCTTACATTGCAGGGCCGTTTTACGGATTTTGGGCGCGACAGGACAATTAATAACCGCGATTTCTCCAAACCTAACGTTCTTTACGGTGTAAATTTTGAAATTAACAGGTTTATTGAAATCGGCGCTGGTATGTCGGACGCGCTTGAAGTTAACCAGCCATATATAAGAGCTATGATCAAGTTCCAAGATAAGGATATTTCCTCCTTCTTTGGGCTTGCGGCTATGGCCAGCAATTAG
- the nadB gene encoding L-aspartate oxidase, translated as MRILNTDVLVIGSGLAGATYALKAARNGLNVIMICGGELAETNSDLAQGGVVFENPKTVNGLLKDIQTAGCGLCNIPAAKDICVNGHKVIEELFIKDLGVPFDTDKNGKLLLTREGAHSKKRILYSKDTTGHAMLSRLLRQVKKTKNIKTFTHNTAVDLLTLSHNSSETLDRYYPLTCFGAYILDNKKSEVYAVTAKKTVLATGGAGQLYRHTTNSPSSFGHGIAMAYRVGARVMNMEFMQFHPTVFGKGKTFLISEAVRGEGAVLVNSKGRQFMNKYHPMGSLAPRDVVARAIEEQRLHGDKVFLDLSAIKPEHVKERFPNIYSKCLEQGVDITKENIPVVPAAHYFCGGVYADVNGRTNILNLNAVGETACTGLHGANRLASTSLLESLSMGAACAKKDFEDIKKTKFHIPVPREWRSPRAKPDLNLIKQDISTLQSTMWNYVGLIRSKTHLQRAEKILRHLHNEIAVFYQDVELTPELINLRNGTQTGLLITYAALKNNRNIGCHFIS; from the coding sequence ATGAGAATATTAAATACTGATGTCCTTGTAATAGGTTCGGGTCTGGCGGGCGCGACATACGCTTTAAAAGCGGCGCGCAATGGGCTTAATGTAATAATGATCTGCGGAGGGGAACTTGCGGAAACCAACAGCGACCTGGCGCAGGGCGGCGTTGTGTTTGAAAATCCCAAAACTGTTAACGGGCTTTTAAAAGATATACAAACGGCGGGTTGCGGGCTTTGTAATATCCCGGCTGCTAAAGATATTTGCGTTAACGGACACAAGGTAATTGAAGAGCTTTTTATTAAAGACCTGGGCGTTCCTTTTGACACGGATAAAAACGGCAAACTTTTACTAACCCGTGAAGGGGCGCACAGTAAAAAACGTATTTTGTATTCAAAAGATACCACCGGCCACGCTATGCTTTCACGCTTGCTTAGGCAGGTTAAAAAAACAAAAAATATAAAGACATTTACCCATAATACCGCGGTTGATTTGTTAACGCTTTCCCACAACTCTTCAGAAACGCTTGACCGCTACTATCCTTTAACCTGCTTCGGCGCTTATATTTTAGATAATAAAAAAAGCGAAGTTTACGCCGTTACCGCTAAAAAAACAGTTTTGGCTACAGGCGGCGCGGGGCAGCTTTACAGACATACTACCAACTCTCCTTCAAGCTTCGGCCACGGCATAGCCATGGCATACCGTGTGGGCGCAAGGGTTATGAATATGGAGTTTATGCAATTTCACCCCACGGTTTTCGGCAAAGGTAAAACGTTTTTAATATCCGAAGCCGTGCGCGGCGAAGGCGCCGTTCTAGTTAACTCCAAAGGGCGTCAGTTTATGAATAAATATCATCCTATGGGCTCTTTAGCTCCGCGAGATGTTGTGGCAAGAGCTATTGAAGAGCAACGCCTGCACGGTGATAAAGTATTTTTAGATTTATCCGCTATTAAGCCTGAGCATGTTAAGGAAAGATTTCCCAATATTTACAGCAAATGTTTAGAACAAGGCGTGGATATCACTAAAGAGAATATACCCGTTGTTCCGGCGGCGCATTATTTTTGCGGCGGAGTTTACGCTGATGTAAATGGCCGGACAAATATTTTAAATCTTAACGCCGTGGGGGAAACCGCCTGCACCGGCCTTCACGGGGCAAACCGCCTTGCAAGCACTTCACTTTTAGAAAGTTTATCTATGGGCGCGGCCTGTGCCAAAAAAGATTTTGAGGATATTAAAAAAACTAAATTTCATATTCCTGTTCCCAGAGAATGGCGCAGTCCCCGCGCTAAACCCGACCTTAATTTAATTAAGCAAGATATTTCCACCCTGCAAAGCACTATGTGGAACTATGTGGGGCTTATAAGAAGTAAAACGCATTTGCAAAGAGCCGAAAAAATTTTAAGGCATTTGCATAATGAAATAGCGGTTTTTTACCAAGACGTTGAACTTACGCCTGAGTTAATTAACCTTCGAAATGGCACACAAACGGGGCTTTTAATTACCTACGCGGCTTTAAAAAACAACAGAAATATAGGCTGCCACTTTATTTCTTAA
- a CDS encoding type IV pilin protein: protein MKKGFTLIELLVVVLIIGILAAIALPQYNKAVARSRSAEMLLALKAINTAQKAHVLATGSFAKDYGELSIEFPGCNYQTVSGTISINYLKCNKFTSVIETTGRAIFIGPYNGSNMSLSLNERSTYILYTPLATDEVICRDGNILPVKPSCKDIGFTKAYTGNSCFWGSCYTQ from the coding sequence ATGAAAAAAGGTTTTACGTTAATTGAACTTTTAGTTGTTGTTTTAATAATAGGTATTTTAGCGGCTATAGCTTTACCGCAGTATAATAAAGCGGTGGCCCGCAGCCGTTCGGCCGAGATGCTTCTTGCCTTAAAAGCAATTAACACCGCACAAAAAGCGCATGTGCTGGCAACAGGCTCTTTCGCTAAAGATTATGGCGAGCTTTCCATAGAATTCCCGGGCTGTAATTATCAAACTGTTTCCGGGACAATATCTATAAATTATTTAAAGTGTAATAAGTTCACGTCTGTAATTGAAACCACAGGCAGAGCAATTTTTATAGGTCCTTATAATGGAAGTAATATGAGTTTATCTCTAAACGAAAGAAGCACATATATTTTATATACTCCGCTTGCTACGGATGAGGTTATTTGCAGAGACGGCAATATTTTACCCGTAAAACCATCTTGTAAAGATATCGGTTTTACAAAAGCGTATACGGGGAACTCATGTTTTTGGGGTTCTTGCTATACCCAGTAA
- a CDS encoding HdeD family acid-resistance protein: MKLSSKASSFLALTGILSLVLGILVLVYPGLTLVTLAFILGVGILCTGIVQLSGYITNKEMLTKPGWTLVVALLDIFIGIFLLANLGGAAMAIPFVVGFWAMFVSITKIAASASFRELGFKNWWVVLISGFLGLILSFFIMFCPTFGALVVIVYIGVYLIFVGITDIAEAFYVSKLN, from the coding sequence ATGAAATTAAGTTCAAAAGCAAGTTCGTTTTTAGCCTTAACGGGTATACTGTCTTTAGTTTTAGGTATTCTTGTTTTGGTCTATCCTGGGTTAACGCTTGTTACTTTGGCGTTTATTTTGGGTGTAGGAATTTTATGTACGGGCATTGTACAGTTGTCCGGCTATATAACCAATAAGGAAATGCTGACAAAGCCGGGTTGGACGCTTGTTGTAGCTTTGTTAGATATTTTTATAGGTATTTTCCTTCTCGCTAACTTGGGCGGTGCGGCGATGGCAATACCTTTTGTGGTCGGGTTTTGGGCAATGTTTGTAAGTATAACAAAAATTGCCGCGTCGGCTTCATTTAGAGAGTTGGGTTTTAAAAACTGGTGGGTTGTTTTAATATCAGGATTTTTGGGTTTGATTCTGTCATTCTTTATTATGTTCTGCCCGACATTCGGCGCTTTGGTTGTAATCGTTTATATAGGCGTATACTTGATTTTTGTGGGCATAACCGATATAGCAGAAGCTTTTTATGTAAGTAAGTTGAATTAA
- a CDS encoding pertactin-like passenger domain-containing protein — MKNIFKITAIFIFLSSGANAAQLVLTSADHTLTDNSAYDGGTAGIIFNSSVTNRVLNLDGFTISASNNTAQGFQLTGGGVVTVNGNGGAINLTDNRNAAGTSGTGLNLTGATTLNINNADVNISGSVLGISNAAGSKLNFIGGGTNTINSSNNKNATTTGGTGILSTGAGSEVSITDYQNIIFNGNTNIGMQAASGGSITITGKADGTTTFTASGNGRQDGSGNLTAGQGIYISTAGSAVTMTNMQSVDINGNYTGVQNVASTNLTLSGNGSATSSLSISNNTYTGLINSGSTDISGFSTININNNGNIGVSVTGASASLDISGVETMNVNGNASGITTAANTTLNLTGTGSAASKLSVNNNTGTGFSSAGLVTIKDFREIEASGNGGNGFVISGASTIETAAGQNLTIKTNNNTSVGTFGFLSTAANLVLDRVDIFESTGNGRYGFAVNNGKTTMNLTDNGVVTLDGNGVSATAAAAGLLVNGATAELEINGGLNSTLSASGNKNSTGSGGVGIQAASGSLKLNNMETITAEGNITGISTSANGSLLLDGSGSLTSKLSVNNNIGAGISAAQSTSFTIQDFAIIEANGNGGTGLNLGVNSTITNIAGEQISISSSNNTGAASDGIYSSAANLELKDLASLQLNNNGRYGLHVYSGSVSIDAAGRVFGVGDLSVTGNGNHGVYLRLDNLEIANVDGINISGNGGTGMLASGGTLSLKSNNTEGKMIFSNNGGDGAKFTGSTQLINFTQINAFNNGGTGFSLAGNIDWQTQVDSEFSFVAKDNGASGIVLNGSSLEDPLVFNVKELVLTNNGTKVTSNSGTGLSLGRNITFNVTDTDITATDNGAIGLYVSGGGVLNAISSTGTNIIRLRNNGDKSLSGSSMGMDVHGGRFYAENMNVINIENQNFGIIAWYNGEAIMKDSNIIVTDNANGILASRATIDINSTSGLHTIYGSGNTYALITQENAQYEGSEYFNITNMDIYLENNSYAIASTFGGGAMNIKGNGSNILSFKDNLQSGLFAQWNVNRPSAGTKVALSQVNVEGMYIQTENDDLAIAESSQEGGAEINIKDSTINMLTQDTLFQTIGYGVYNIENVTATGNSALLVNTAIADHNDPSVMVGKSEFNAKDAFLSGVITTAADTAAHVSFTDSAWNMINSSNMTSLTNSSSDIFIGSQTSGAYNTLTLENYMGHNGNIYLNTDVNGGSTDMISVSGSANGSTTLFINDTSTTLPGTDPLEIKIVEAKAGAHISANSFVLNGGSIDTGAFKYFLLQGNKDQSDNQSFFLRLSNAMTDTFKTMLNIPQLNVVMAQTGMNSLQKRLGDLRNFGNSSKQHGVWTRSYGKQITVDDLIETDMSIFGFEAGYDFLMREGDENRIYLGLMGGYMTAGNVKTKQDNGFYSKGNGDAPSVGAYMTFITPSSYFLDLTIRNFWTNLDMVNYSSLGTELKYSPRRNLFTMSAEFGKEFQIMSCRGTQWRVEPKAELAFLNASGDSTNVENGNGSLKYENASYIITKASVMLAYMHKRQTGLFTQPYAELAYSQTFMGKGDVSYSGAVSETNLSGGAFETALGLNYQFNKDIYVYGQATFETGSKIQAFGGNLGFRLAF; from the coding sequence ATGAAAAATATATTTAAAATAACGGCAATCTTTATTTTCTTATCAAGCGGCGCAAATGCGGCACAGCTTGTACTGACCTCGGCGGACCATACTCTTACCGACAACTCCGCCTATGACGGCGGCACCGCCGGCATTATTTTTAACAGCTCGGTTACAAACCGCGTTTTGAACCTTGACGGTTTTACAATTTCGGCGTCTAATAATACAGCGCAGGGATTTCAGCTTACAGGCGGCGGGGTTGTTACGGTTAACGGTAACGGCGGCGCTATAAATTTAACGGATAACAGAAACGCCGCAGGCACATCAGGTACGGGGTTAAATCTGACAGGCGCGACAACGCTTAACATAAACAATGCGGATGTAAATATCAGCGGCAGCGTTCTCGGTATTTCAAACGCCGCAGGTTCTAAACTCAATTTTATCGGCGGCGGGACAAATACGATTAACTCCAGCAATAATAAAAATGCGACAACAACAGGCGGCACGGGTATTCTTTCTACCGGCGCTGGCTCAGAGGTATCAATAACGGATTACCAAAACATTATTTTTAACGGTAACACTAACATTGGCATGCAGGCTGCAAGCGGCGGTTCTATTACAATTACCGGTAAAGCGGACGGCACCACAACATTCACCGCCTCTGGCAACGGCCGCCAGGACGGTTCAGGCAACCTTACCGCTGGGCAAGGTATATATATCAGCACCGCCGGCTCCGCCGTAACAATGACAAATATGCAGTCCGTAGATATTAACGGCAATTATACCGGCGTACAAAATGTGGCATCGACAAATTTAACTTTGTCAGGCAACGGCAGTGCGACATCCTCTTTAAGCATAAGCAACAACACTTATACGGGCCTTATTAACAGCGGCAGTACGGATATAAGCGGTTTTTCGACTATAAATATTAATAATAACGGCAATATAGGCGTTTCCGTTACGGGCGCTTCGGCTTCTTTAGATATAAGCGGCGTAGAAACAATGAATGTAAATGGCAATGCCAGCGGTATCACCACAGCGGCAAACACTACATTGAATTTAACGGGCACCGGATCTGCCGCGTCTAAACTTTCGGTCAACAATAATACGGGCACCGGGTTTTCTTCTGCGGGGCTTGTCACAATTAAGGACTTCAGAGAAATTGAAGCCAGCGGCAACGGCGGCAACGGTTTTGTCATCTCAGGCGCAAGCACTATAGAGACAGCGGCGGGGCAGAATCTTACCATAAAAACAAATAATAATACAAGCGTGGGAACTTTCGGCTTTTTATCAACTGCAGCAAATCTTGTTTTGGACAGGGTTGATATATTTGAATCCACCGGTAACGGAAGGTACGGGTTTGCCGTAAACAACGGTAAAACAACTATGAATCTTACCGATAACGGTGTGGTAACTTTGGACGGCAACGGGGTTTCTGCTACGGCGGCTGCAGCGGGGCTTTTGGTTAACGGGGCAACGGCGGAACTTGAAATAAACGGCGGCCTTAACTCAACTTTAAGCGCCTCAGGCAATAAAAACAGTACGGGATCAGGGGGCGTCGGTATACAGGCGGCTTCAGGCTCTTTAAAGCTCAATAACATGGAAACTATTACCGCAGAAGGAAACATTACCGGTATATCCACATCCGCAAACGGCTCTCTTCTTTTAGATGGAAGCGGCAGCCTAACCTCTAAATTAAGCGTAAATAATAATATCGGCGCGGGCATAAGCGCTGCACAGTCAACTTCTTTTACAATTCAGGATTTTGCAATCATAGAGGCAAACGGCAACGGCGGTACAGGGCTTAATTTAGGCGTAAACTCAACAATAACAAATATTGCGGGTGAGCAGATTTCAATAAGTTCAAGCAATAATACGGGAGCTGCCAGCGACGGCATATATTCCAGCGCGGCTAATTTGGAGCTTAAGGATTTAGCTTCGCTCCAGCTTAATAATAACGGCAGATACGGGCTGCACGTTTACTCGGGCAGCGTATCTATAGACGCGGCAGGCAGGGTCTTCGGCGTGGGTGATTTAAGCGTAACCGGCAACGGAAACCACGGCGTATATTTAAGGCTGGATAATTTAGAAATAGCCAATGTCGATGGGATAAACATTTCCGGCAACGGCGGAACGGGAATGTTGGCAAGCGGAGGAACTCTTTCCTTAAAAAGTAATAACACCGAAGGGAAGATGATCTTTTCAAACAACGGCGGAGACGGCGCAAAATTTACAGGTTCAACCCAGCTTATAAACTTTACGCAGATCAACGCTTTTAATAACGGCGGAACCGGCTTTAGCTTGGCGGGTAATATTGACTGGCAGACACAGGTCGATTCTGAATTTAGCTTTGTAGCAAAAGACAACGGCGCTTCAGGCATAGTATTAAACGGCTCATCTTTGGAAGATCCGCTGGTTTTTAACGTTAAAGAACTTGTGCTAACAAATAACGGCACAAAGGTTACGTCTAACTCAGGCACGGGCCTTTCATTAGGTAGAAATATAACTTTTAATGTTACGGACACTGATATTACCGCGACGGATAACGGCGCAATAGGACTTTATGTCTCAGGCGGCGGTGTTTTAAACGCAATATCCTCAACAGGCACTAACATTATCCGCTTGCGAAATAACGGTGATAAAAGTTTAAGCGGCAGCTCTATGGGTATGGACGTGCACGGCGGGAGATTCTACGCCGAAAATATGAACGTTATAAATATTGAGAACCAGAACTTCGGCATAATAGCCTGGTACAACGGCGAAGCCATAATGAAGGATTCCAATATAATCGTTACCGATAACGCTAACGGAATTCTTGCTTCACGCGCTACGATTGATATAAACAGCACATCGGGGTTGCATACAATATATGGTTCCGGCAATACCTATGCTCTTATTACCCAGGAGAACGCGCAGTATGAAGGCAGCGAGTATTTTAATATAACCAATATGGATATATACCTTGAAAATAACAGCTATGCCATTGCCTCTACCTTTGGCGGCGGCGCAATGAATATAAAAGGTAACGGATCTAATATTTTATCCTTTAAAGATAATTTGCAATCAGGCCTTTTTGCGCAATGGAACGTTAACAGGCCGTCTGCGGGTACAAAAGTGGCTTTATCACAGGTTAATGTTGAAGGCATGTATATACAAACCGAAAATGATGATTTAGCAATAGCCGAATCAAGCCAAGAGGGTGGCGCGGAAATTAATATAAAAGATTCAACCATAAACATGCTTACGCAAGATACTTTGTTCCAAACCATAGGTTATGGCGTTTATAATATAGAGAATGTTACGGCAACAGGTAACAGCGCGCTTTTGGTTAATACGGCTATAGCTGACCATAATGATCCAAGCGTAATGGTTGGCAAGTCTGAGTTTAACGCAAAAGATGCCTTCCTAAGCGGCGTTATAACAACAGCCGCGGATACCGCCGCACATGTATCGTTTACGGACAGCGCGTGGAATATGATTAATTCTTCCAATATGACCTCGCTTACTAATAGCTCTTCTGATATTTTTATAGGTTCTCAAACGTCCGGGGCTTATAATACTCTGACGCTTGAAAATTATATGGGTCATAATGGCAATATCTATTTAAATACAGACGTTAACGGCGGCAGCACGGATATGATTTCCGTAAGCGGCTCAGCTAACGGTTCTACCACTTTGTTTATAAATGATACAAGCACAACTCTTCCCGGTACGGACCCTCTTGAAATAAAAATAGTAGAGGCTAAGGCCGGCGCGCACATTTCCGCCAATTCATTTGTGTTAAACGGCGGCAGCATTGATACAGGCGCTTTTAAATATTTCCTTTTACAGGGAAATAAAGACCAGTCGGACAATCAGTCTTTCTTCCTTCGCTTATCTAACGCCATGACAGACACTTTTAAAACAATGTTAAACATACCGCAGCTTAATGTTGTTATGGCACAAACAGGCATGAATTCCCTTCAAAAACGTTTAGGCGACTTACGTAATTTCGGCAACTCATCTAAACAACACGGCGTTTGGACAAGATCATACGGAAAGCAAATTACCGTAGATGACCTGATAGAAACAGACATGTCAATATTTGGTTTTGAGGCCGGGTATGATTTTTTAATGAGAGAAGGCGACGAAAACAGAATTTATCTCGGTTTAATGGGTGGTTATATGACTGCTGGTAATGTAAAAACAAAACAGGATAACGGTTTTTACAGTAAAGGAAACGGCGATGCCCCCAGCGTAGGCGCTTATATGACTTTTATAACCCCTTCTTCATATTTTTTAGATTTAACCATAAGAAATTTTTGGACAAACTTAGATATGGTTAACTATTCTTCTTTAGGAACCGAGCTTAAATATTCCCCCAGAAGAAACCTGTTTACTATGAGCGCGGAATTCGGTAAAGAGTTTCAGATTATGTCTTGTCGCGGTACACAGTGGCGGGTTGAACCTAAAGCCGAATTGGCATTTTTAAACGCTTCGGGAGACAGTACAAATGTTGAAAACGGCAACGGTTCTTTAAAATATGAAAATGCCTCATATATAATAACAAAAGCCTCGGTAATGCTTGCGTATATGCATAAAAGGCAAACAGGTCTTTTTACACAACCTTACGCAGAGCTTGCTTACAGCCAAACGTTTATGGGAAAGGGCGATGTCAGCTACTCCGGCGCGGTTAGCGAAACAAACCTTTCAGGCGGCGCTTTTGAAACGGCCTTGGGTCTGAATTATCAGTTTAACAAAGATATCTATGTATATGGCCAGGCTACTTTTGAAACAGGAAGCAAGATACAAGCCTTCGGCGGCAATTTAGGCTTCCGTTTGGCTTTTTAA
- a CDS encoding OsmC family protein, with protein sequence MVKTKYTGNMKIAVEVGGFTVNTDLPAAHKGDNTAPNPFDLFLASFAACTAVFALFYLDKHGLSKEGVNVDIEPAYTKEGMVDNFKVFVTIPETFPKEHETGLKTNVESCKVGKHIKPAHEVIIVRK encoded by the coding sequence ATGGTAAAAACAAAATACACAGGCAATATGAAAATAGCAGTTGAAGTAGGGGGTTTTACAGTTAATACGGATTTGCCCGCCGCGCATAAAGGGGACAATACCGCGCCGAATCCTTTTGACTTGTTTTTAGCTTCTTTCGCCGCCTGCACCGCAGTATTTGCACTTTTTTATTTAGATAAGCACGGCCTTAGCAAGGAAGGCGTGAATGTTGATATTGAACCCGCATATACAAAAGAAGGCATGGTGGACAATTTTAAAGTATTTGTTACAATTCCCGAAACTTTCCCGAAAGAACATGAGACCGGATTAAAAACAAATGTTGAAAGCTGCAAAGTAGGCAAACATATAAAACCCGCACATGAAGTTATTATTGTAAGAAAATAA